One Oncorhynchus keta strain PuntledgeMale-10-30-2019 chromosome 23, Oket_V2, whole genome shotgun sequence DNA segment encodes these proteins:
- the LOC118402201 gene encoding carbonic anhydrase-related protein-like isoform X1, protein MADSVIEESDYYPGKDELDWGYQEVGKELKEGVEWGLLFPDANGEYQSPINLNSREARYDPLLLDVGLTPNYVVCRDCEVINDGHTVRIMLRSKSVVTGGPLQIDHEYELHEVRFHWGKENQRGSEHTVNFKAFPMELHLIHWNTTLFNSVEEALGKKNGVLIIALFVQIGKEHLGLKAITEVLQDLQYKGKTKIIPCFNPNTLLPDPLLRDYWVYEGSLTTPPCSESVTWILYRYPLTISQLQIEEFRRLRSHLKGADLPEGNDGMLGDNFRPSQPLSDRTVRAAFQ, encoded by the exons ATGGCAGACAGTGTGATTGAGGAGTCAGACTACTACCCTGGGAAGGATGAATTGGACTGGGGATATCAAGAAG taGGTAAAGAACTTAAAGAAG GTGTAGAGTGGGGTTTGCTGTTCCCTGATGCCAATGGGGAGTACCAGTCACCCATCAACCTGAACTCCCGGGAGGCGCGTTATGACCCCTTGCTCCTGGACGTGGGGCTAACTCCCAACTACGTTGTGTGTCGGGACTGTGAGGTCATCAACGATGGACACACCGTACGCATCATGCTGAGGTCCAAATCAG TGGTAACTGGTGGACCGTTGCAAATTGATCATGAGTACGAGCTGCATGAGGTGCGCTTCCACTGGGGCAAAGAGAACCAGCGGGGCTCAGAACACACAGTCAACTTTAAGGCCTTCCCCATGGAG CTCCATCTGATCCACTGGAACACAACCTTGTTCAACAGTGTGGAGGAAGCCCTGGGTAAGAAGAACGGAGTTCTCATCATCGCTCTGTTTGTGCAG ATAGGGAAGGAGCATCTGGGGTTGAAGGCCATAACAGAAGTGCTGCAGGACCTACAATACAAG GGGAAGACCAAGATCATACCGTGCTTCAATCCCAACACACTACTTCCTG ACCCTCTCCTGAGAGACTACTGGGTGTATGAGGGCTCCCTGACCACCCCTCCATGTAGTGAGAGCGTCACCTGGATCCTGTACCGCTACCCACTTACCATCTCACAGTTACAG ATAGAGGAGTTCAGGAGGCTCAGGTCCCATCTGAAAGGTGCTGATCTACCTGAGGGGAATGACGGGATGTTGGGAGACAACTTCCGCCCCTCTCAGCCCCTCAGCGACAGGACCGTCCGGGCTGCCTTCCAGTGA
- the LOC118402201 gene encoding carbonic anhydrase-related protein-like isoform X2 has product MADSVIEESDYYPGKDELDWGYQEGVEWGLLFPDANGEYQSPINLNSREARYDPLLLDVGLTPNYVVCRDCEVINDGHTVRIMLRSKSVVTGGPLQIDHEYELHEVRFHWGKENQRGSEHTVNFKAFPMELHLIHWNTTLFNSVEEALGKKNGVLIIALFVQIGKEHLGLKAITEVLQDLQYKGKTKIIPCFNPNTLLPDPLLRDYWVYEGSLTTPPCSESVTWILYRYPLTISQLQIEEFRRLRSHLKGADLPEGNDGMLGDNFRPSQPLSDRTVRAAFQ; this is encoded by the exons ATGGCAGACAGTGTGATTGAGGAGTCAGACTACTACCCTGGGAAGGATGAATTGGACTGGGGATATCAAGAAG GTGTAGAGTGGGGTTTGCTGTTCCCTGATGCCAATGGGGAGTACCAGTCACCCATCAACCTGAACTCCCGGGAGGCGCGTTATGACCCCTTGCTCCTGGACGTGGGGCTAACTCCCAACTACGTTGTGTGTCGGGACTGTGAGGTCATCAACGATGGACACACCGTACGCATCATGCTGAGGTCCAAATCAG TGGTAACTGGTGGACCGTTGCAAATTGATCATGAGTACGAGCTGCATGAGGTGCGCTTCCACTGGGGCAAAGAGAACCAGCGGGGCTCAGAACACACAGTCAACTTTAAGGCCTTCCCCATGGAG CTCCATCTGATCCACTGGAACACAACCTTGTTCAACAGTGTGGAGGAAGCCCTGGGTAAGAAGAACGGAGTTCTCATCATCGCTCTGTTTGTGCAG ATAGGGAAGGAGCATCTGGGGTTGAAGGCCATAACAGAAGTGCTGCAGGACCTACAATACAAG GGGAAGACCAAGATCATACCGTGCTTCAATCCCAACACACTACTTCCTG ACCCTCTCCTGAGAGACTACTGGGTGTATGAGGGCTCCCTGACCACCCCTCCATGTAGTGAGAGCGTCACCTGGATCCTGTACCGCTACCCACTTACCATCTCACAGTTACAG ATAGAGGAGTTCAGGAGGCTCAGGTCCCATCTGAAAGGTGCTGATCTACCTGAGGGGAATGACGGGATGTTGGGAGACAACTTCCGCCCCTCTCAGCCCCTCAGCGACAGGACCGTCCGGGCTGCCTTCCAGTGA
- the LOC118402201 gene encoding carbonic anhydrase-related protein-like isoform X3 yields the protein MADSVIEESDYYPGKDELDWGYQEVGKELKEGVEWGLLFPDANGEYQSPINLNSREARYDPLLLDVGLTPNYVVCRDCEVINDGHTVRIMLRSKSVVTGGPLQIDHEYELHEVRFHWGKENQRGSEHTVNFKAFPMELHLIHWNTTLFNSVEEALGKKNGVLIIALFVQIGKEHLGLKAITEVLQDLQYKGKTKIIPCFNPNTLLPDPLLRDYWVYEGSLTTPPCSESVTWILYRYPLTISQLQLQSCLGEATVESCASSETRHS from the exons ATGGCAGACAGTGTGATTGAGGAGTCAGACTACTACCCTGGGAAGGATGAATTGGACTGGGGATATCAAGAAG taGGTAAAGAACTTAAAGAAG GTGTAGAGTGGGGTTTGCTGTTCCCTGATGCCAATGGGGAGTACCAGTCACCCATCAACCTGAACTCCCGGGAGGCGCGTTATGACCCCTTGCTCCTGGACGTGGGGCTAACTCCCAACTACGTTGTGTGTCGGGACTGTGAGGTCATCAACGATGGACACACCGTACGCATCATGCTGAGGTCCAAATCAG TGGTAACTGGTGGACCGTTGCAAATTGATCATGAGTACGAGCTGCATGAGGTGCGCTTCCACTGGGGCAAAGAGAACCAGCGGGGCTCAGAACACACAGTCAACTTTAAGGCCTTCCCCATGGAG CTCCATCTGATCCACTGGAACACAACCTTGTTCAACAGTGTGGAGGAAGCCCTGGGTAAGAAGAACGGAGTTCTCATCATCGCTCTGTTTGTGCAG ATAGGGAAGGAGCATCTGGGGTTGAAGGCCATAACAGAAGTGCTGCAGGACCTACAATACAAG GGGAAGACCAAGATCATACCGTGCTTCAATCCCAACACACTACTTCCTG ACCCTCTCCTGAGAGACTACTGGGTGTATGAGGGCTCCCTGACCACCCCTCCATGTAGTGAGAGCGTCACCTGGATCCTGTACCGCTACCCACTTACCATCTCACAGTTACAG ttacagtcttgtcttgGAGAGGCGACGGTCGAGAGctgtgcgtcctctgaaacacgacaCAGCTAA